The DNA segment CGTGAAACACTTCAAAAACATAATTACCTTCCAGCAACAAAATGAACACTAAGTATATAATTAAGAATACTAATGGCGCAACAATAGACCATCTTAAACTTCCTTTTTCTCCTTCAAGGTGCATAAACGCCCACATAATATAGTAAGCCTTTACTACTGTAAGGATTATAAATAACCAGTTTAGTAAATTTAAACCAAATAAGTCTGTTCTATATAGTGCGTCTGGTTTAATAATACCGAATATAACCTCTACTATGGTTATTACCGATAGTAATCCGAAAACCACCCATATTCTTTTCGTATTGGATTCGTGTGAATGTGCCATATCTTAAATGCTTTTTATCAATTAAACTAAGTAGAAGAATGTAAATACAAATACCCACACTAAATCTACAAAGTGCCAGTATAATCCAACTTTCTCGACCATTTCATAACTCTTTCTTTTCTCATATGTACCTAAAAGTACATTAAAGAAAATAAGTATGTTAATTATAACACCCGACAATACGTGGAAACCGTGAAAACCTGTAATAAAGAAAAAGAAGTCAGCAAATAATTTATGCCCATATTCATTTCTTACAAGGTTTGCACCTCTTACTACTATTGTCGCATCTTCAAGTCTCTTTATAGACTCTTCACGCGATAATATTGTTTTTTGTTTATCTTTATTTATAACCTCTGTTCTTACTAAAAGATTAGGGTTTGCTTTAAAGCCTTCTACTACTTCATCTACAGAGTATTCTCCTAGCGTAGCACCATCTTCAAACCATATACCATTGCTTCTTGTTTTTTGCGCTCTATCTGTAGGAAGTGTCGCTGCAAAATCATCAAGACTAACTCTAGCACCATCATTATCAACAAACTGTAGTATTGCACCACCTGTTGTCTCAACAGCACCATATTCTCCTTTAATAAAGTTTTTCCATTCCCAAGCCTGAGAACCAAGAAATATAAGCCCTCCTACAATAGTAAGTAGCATATATACAGCCACCTTTGTTTTCTTCAATTGATGACCTGCATCAACTGCAAGCACCATTGTAACTGATGAAAAGATAAGGATAAATGTCATCAATGCAACATAATACATTGGTGCATCTACACCATGTAAAAATGGAAAGTGAGTAAATACCTCATCGGCTATAGGCCATGTTTCAAGAAATTTAAATCGGGAAAAACCGTAAGATGCAAGAAACCCAGAAAAAGTCAGGGCATCCGATACGATAAAAAACCACATCATCAATTTGCCATAACTCGCTCCCATAGGCTCGTTTCCTCCGCCCCAGGTCTTACCTGTAGTAGCTGTTGTAGTAACTGTCGCTGCCATATAATGTTAAGTGTTAAAAAGTTTTCAAATTTACATTTTTTTTTATTAATAGAAATAGAAAAATAAAAACAAGTAAACCCATAAAATATCGAGAAAATGCCAGAACATTGCACCTAACTCTATTCCAAGGGTTTGTGAGGAATTGTATTTTTGTTTAAAATGATTATAAATTACAATAAGTAACACTATAATTCCTGCAAAAAGGTGTGCCAAGTGTAGCACTGCTACAATATATAAAAATGATGTAGTAACAGTACTCTCTGCTCCTGTAAAATAATATCCTTCTGCTATAACCTGAGAAAAGCCATAAAACTGAGCAGCCACAAACCCTATCCCTAAACCAAGTGTAACTAATAATAGCGTTGTAGTAAGTTCTCTGTTACCCTTTTTCATCGCATTTTTTGCCATATGAAATGTAATACTACTTAGTATAATAACAGCTGTACTTATTATAAAAGCGTTAGGTAACACAAAGTCGTTAAGCCAGTCAGGGCGCGATGTACTCACTACATAGGCACTGGTAAGCCCCGCAAACATCATAAACATACTAATCATTCCAAACCATAGAAGCATTTTGTATGATTTTGCTTTTCTATCATTGTGTTCTTGTAACGACATTCCCATTTCCATAACTTATCGAATAAATTTATCTAAAACATATATTACCTGCAACAACGAAATATAAGACACACTTACAAGCATTAGCTTGCGCGCTGCCTTAGCATCCATTTGTTTGTATAACTTTACTGCATATACCAACATCCATAACCCTAATAAGAAAACAATTCCAGCCGAAACATAACTGAGTTTTAGGCTACCTGTAAAACCTGTAACAGGTAATAATGAGGCTATAATAAGCCAAACGGTATAGAGTATAGTTTGTAGAGCAGTCTTTTTATCTTTTTTACCTGTAGGTAACATAAAAAATCCTGCTTTTTTATAATCGTCAAATAAAAACCAGCCAATAGCCCAAAAGTGAGGGAATTGCCAAAAGAACTGCACTAAAAATAGTGTTCCTGCTTCGATACCAAAATCATTAGTCGCAGCAACCCAACCTAACATAAACGGTATAGCACCAGGAAACGCCCCTACAAATACCGATAGTGGTGTTATTCTTTTTAGAGGAGTATATATACTAGTGTATAGAAATATAGATATAGCTCCAAACATAGCCGTTTTAGGATTAATACTATACAGTATACCAATACCCAAAATAGTTAAAGCCGAACCTAACAAAAAAGCGTTTCGTGCTGATATTTTACCTGAAGGCAAAGGACGATTTTTTGTCCTATCCATAAGGGCATCGAGTTCTTTCTCTATAATTTGATTAAAAACATTAGATGCTCCTACCATACAGTAACCACCAATAGTAAGTAGTATAAGTGTTACCCAACTAAAAGGATAAAACTCTGAAAAGCCCAACAAGTACCCTGCAACAGACGAAAACACTACACTAATAGCGAGTCTGGCTTTGGTTATTGCAACAAAATCTGCAAAAATTGACTTTAGGGAAACCTTATTTTCTGTAGCGTTCAACGTGACTTTCATGGGTATTAAAAACTGGCGCAAAGATACTTTAAAAAAAACATTTCATCAACAGGAATAGTCTTAAAATGCCACTCTACAAAATGTTGCCAAAAAAAATTCATATAAAAACGCAACCTTTTTAAAATATGTGCATCTTATATATGAAAAAGAAAATTTGGGAGAAATCGCTATGAAAAGAAAAAACCTTCTTGTTTTACACAAGAAGGTTTTTCTGTTTTTATAAAGTCTATAAATTTTAATAGTCATTTTGTCCGCTACCGCCTTTTACTATTGCTCCAGCAGATGATGTACCTATTCTTTTTACTCCTAGCGCTATCATTTGCATAGCTTCATCATATGTTCTTACTCCTCCCGCAGCTTTTACTGGTAACGGAAATGAGTTTTCTAACATTAATGTAATAGCTGCTTGTGTCGCACCATTAGGCTTATCATCATCGGTTATATAAAAACCAGTAGATGATTTAACAAATACATTTTGGTAATTTTTTTCTTCAAAGTTAGATAGTACTACATTTTTTATCAAGGCACTCAGTTGCACTATTTGTGGCTCATTAAGTGCAGCCACTTCTATAATCCATTTTATAACTTTTTCATTATCTAAACCAAGACGAGTACACTCAAGCACTTGTTGTTTAACCTCAGTTATTTTACCTTCTTTAAAAGCCGTATAATCTACTACAAAATCAAGCTCATCAGCACCGTCATTAATAGCAGTTTGTGCTTCTTGCAATTTTTCTTGTAAATCACCCCTGCCTTCTGGAAAATCAATTACAGTACCCACTCCTACTTTTGACTCAGTAGCTACTATCATCTCTTTAGCCATTGCTACCATTTCGGGTCGTATCATTACTAACTTAAAATCTTCTTGTATTGCTTCGGCTACAAGCGCCTTAACTACTTCAAGATTCTCAGCCTCTGTAAGTCCTGCCTGTGTTGCAGTTTTTAAATAAGTAGTATCTAGGTATTGTTTTAATTTCATAATAGTTAAAATAAATATCCCCCGTTTATAACGAGGGATAGTAAATTATTTTTTGCTCTTTTGCAGCAGTAATACACATATTATTGCAGTTATACTGCCAAGGGTATTAAAAACGACATCCATAATATCGGCCTCTCTTCCTTGTGTAAATAAGCCTTGTGATATTTCTACAACTGTACCATATGTAAAGGCTAAAAAAACCGAAATGAGTCTTGCGCGCTTCGCACTAACACTACTCTTAAGGTTTATATAACCATACCATAATAAGGTAAATATAAAATAGAATATAAAATGTCCGTATTTATCTTTATTAGGGAATTCAATATCATTAACACTTCCCAGTTTTTCCATACTAACTAAACATAAAACTGTTATAAACAGTGTCCATATTATAGCTACCCAGAAATAAAGACTACGCACCAATAAGCTCTTTATATTTTTCGTCGCTTAGTAGCTCGGTTACATCATCAAGGTTAGATATTTTCACTTTTACCATCCATCCAGCACCATAAGGATCTGTATTTACATTCTCTGGTGTAGTTTCAAGCTCTTCGTTAAATTCGATGATTTCACCACTCAATGGTAAAAAAAGATCAGATACTGTTTTTACAGCTTCTACCGTACCGAAAACTTCATCTTTATCAAGTGTCTGGTCTAGTGTTTCCACTTCTACATATACAATATCTCCAAGTTCTTTTTGTGCAAAGTCAGTAATACCAACTGTTGCAATGTCACCTTCAATTTTAACCCACTCGTGGTCTTTAGTGTACTTTAATTCTGCAGGTATATTCATGTTGTTTGTTTGTTTTCAGCAAATGTATGTTTTAATACTATAATTTTAAAATGATTTACATCAAATTAATTTCCGAAATTATATCGTAATGTAAACCCTGTACGAATATTTGTTAACGGATATGAAGTAGATATAACTGGCTTAGAGAACGAATGGTCGTAATAGAATATCGCCGTAAGGTTTTTACTAAACGAATAATCTGCTGTAAACTTAATCGACCATATATTTTGTCCGCCACCAAGCTGATTGTTATCATAATCTAGATAACGTACTATCGTTTCATTTTTCCTTAAAGAGAAATCTGCTTTTAGGTTTATATCACTTTTAATAGTATTTGTAGGGTTATCTGCAAGACTAGAGTTAATAGTAACATCTTTTATACGATATCCTATCCCTACTATATATTCATTTCCTTTTACCTCTGTAAGCAGGTTATTATCAAAACTCATATTAAGCGTTCTATCCTTCCTTACCTCTGCTAGTATTTTGATAGAGTTCTTCATTTCAAAATCTATTCTTATAAGCGGGTTAAACTGCTCAGTAAGGTTAATGTTAGATATAATATATTCAGAATAGAAGTTACCTGCACCATCGTTATCCTGCCCTGACGGGTCATTGTCATACTCAAAGTTAGAACGATAGGAATTAATATTATATGAGGCTCTGTAACCGTGTTGTAACGAGAATCTTCTAAACCTGTCTTTAAAGAACTTATAACGCATAAGCCCTGTATACTTCACTACCCAGTTAGGCAGCGGTGTGTCGCGGAACGGACTCGTAGAAACTTTACCTGCATCCTGACCGGAATATGCCGCAAGGAAAGAAGGTAACAGCACGCGTTGACTATTTTTACCAAACCCTACAGGATAACCCGTATTAGCATCAGCAAAATCACTAGAGGGTTGTCCTGCATCTCCATAACGTGGAAAGTCAGTCGTTCCATAATGTTGCTCTGCCAGCCTGTTAGCAATTGTCAGCCTGTTTTCTCTCATTTGGTCAAACGCATCAGACCCATTAACATCACTTGTACTAAAGGCAGTTTTTATAAGTATTGTTGATATCTGGAAGTTACCATAGCTATATGGCGACCTCGAATTATATACTCCATCACTTACATCATACTGCTCAGAATAATTATCTGACTTATTCTTATCTGCTGTAAGATCTATTTTTAAATCAGGAAATAAATCTATAGAAGCCGTTAAATTTAGTAATTGTGTTTTAACCTGAGTGAAATTTTGGTTATACTCTGGGTAATCTGTAAGATAACCATTCTTTGCTGCTTCATATCTTACATCTGCATCCTGACTACCTACTATAAAGCCTAATGTAGGTTTTGATGTACCCAAGAAACCAATATTTGGCAAATAACCTGGTAATACTGTTCCGTTAGTCTCTGTATAATTTAACTGAATATTTTTCACACTCGTTACTACACCTATTAATCCATCTACAAAAACATTACCACCTTCGTTAGCCGATTGGTTAGATGTAATTTTCTGCCCTGGCTTTGGTGGTCCTTTAGGAGCAGTATTTTTAGCAACCTTCTTTTTCTTGCCAAGCCCTATATACTTATAAAACATATCCATATTAAAGGCAGCGTTCAACTTATGCGAGTTTGAGTTCTGTATAGTATTACCCAAATAGTAGCTAACATTATTTTCATCTGTAACATAGGCTAATGCATCTGATGAACGTTGCCAATTGTATGTACCTGTATAGCTATATGTAGATTTTACAAACTTAAATATTGGTATCTTATTTATAGGTAAATCATAATTAAATGTAAACTGTTGCGTGTGTGAGTTAGCCTCGCCCGTATCCCAGAAATCCTGCCACACATTATAATCATTTATAGGCACACCATCTTCGTCAAGATAGTTTCGAACTATATTTCTTGTAGAAACCTCATAGTTAAATTTAAGTGCTTTAGTAATATTATAATTAAGACCATACTGGTAATTAAAGAAATAATTACGCCTGTATAATGGGTTTATAGGAATACCATCCACATCTACATTTCTATACTGTTGCTTACTGTATTCTCTCATGATATCAGAACTAAACGATATATTAGTAGGAAGGTAATTAAAGTTAAAATCATTAAGTATTTTCCAATAGTCACTCTTCTTCATAAAACCAGTATTTTTAAATGGCTCTATTGGTTTATTAGTAAATGAATAGGTATAGTCTGCTCCAACTCTAACATTTTGTTGCAATAAGTTCTCTATCTCATAATCATGATGATTTAACTGATTGTATGAGTAAGACAAGGTAATGTTTTCAGGATCGTAAACATGTTTTTTCTGTTCTGCAGATCGCTCCTTTTTAACCCCTATAAAGTTAATACTCTTACGCTTGGTATAATCTATAGCTCTATTTCGTAAATTTTCTTTCTCGTCTTCATCTTCTGTTTCATCTATAAGTTGATCGAGTTTTATATCCTGATAAAACGGATCGTACTCTGGCGTGATAATTTCTTCTCCCACACTATAGTTAAACGGAACATTAATACCCCATTTTTTAGGAAGTAGTTTCCCAAGATTAACATTAGTTACAATATCATATTGTTTAGAGTCTTCTCTGCTTCTCTCATTTGGACTTTGCTCTACACTACCAAAACCTATGGTACTCATACGACCTGTTGCTGATACTGTAGCAAAATCTGCAAAATTAGTATCCATATTAGCTACAGCAGCCATACCCCCTTTATTATCCATATCAGATAGGCGTAGCTCATTAAACCATACTTCTCCTCTTACATTTCTTGCACCAATTTCCCCTGGCATATAGCCATTCTTTACTCCTAACATTAAGGTTCTTATATAACCAAAGTTAGGATTACCCTTTATACCAATACGTATTCTATTTTCCTCATCAGCACCTGGGCTAATATCATTAAGGTTTACATATACTATACCTAGTTCATCTGGTTCAGGGG comes from the Flavobacterium arcticum genome and includes:
- the gcvH gene encoding glycine cleavage system protein GcvH → MNIPAELKYTKDHEWVKIEGDIATVGITDFAQKELGDIVYVEVETLDQTLDKDEVFGTVEAVKTVSDLFLPLSGEIIEFNEELETTPENVNTDPYGAGWMVKVKISNLDDVTELLSDEKYKELIGA
- the deoC gene encoding deoxyribose-phosphate aldolase, whose product is MKLKQYLDTTYLKTATQAGLTEAENLEVVKALVAEAIQEDFKLVMIRPEMVAMAKEMIVATESKVGVGTVIDFPEGRGDLQEKLQEAQTAINDGADELDFVVDYTAFKEGKITEVKQQVLECTRLGLDNEKVIKWIIEVAALNEPQIVQLSALIKNVVLSNFEEKNYQNVFVKSSTGFYITDDDKPNGATQAAITLMLENSFPLPVKAAGGVRTYDEAMQMIALGVKRIGTSSAGAIVKGGSGQNDY
- a CDS encoding cytochrome C oxidase subunit IV family protein — translated: MAHSHESNTKRIWVVFGLLSVITIVEVIFGIIKPDALYRTDLFGLNLLNWLFIILTVVKAYYIMWAFMHLEGEKGSLRWSIVAPLVFLIIYLVFILLLEGNYVFEVFHDSPYKWLF
- a CDS encoding cytochrome c oxidase subunit 3; the protein is MAATVTTTATTGKTWGGGNEPMGASYGKLMMWFFIVSDALTFSGFLASYGFSRFKFLETWPIADEVFTHFPFLHGVDAPMYYVALMTFILIFSSVTMVLAVDAGHQLKKTKVAVYMLLTIVGGLIFLGSQAWEWKNFIKGEYGAVETTGGAILQFVDNDGARVSLDDFAATLPTDRAQKTRSNGIWFEDGATLGEYSVDEVVEGFKANPNLLVRTEVINKDKQKTILSREESIKRLEDATIVVRGANLVRNEYGHKLFADFFFFITGFHGFHVLSGVIINILIFFNVLLGTYEKRKSYEMVEKVGLYWHFVDLVWVFVFTFFYLV
- the cyoE gene encoding heme o synthase; amino-acid sequence: MNATENKVSLKSIFADFVAITKARLAISVVFSSVAGYLLGFSEFYPFSWVTLILLTIGGYCMVGASNVFNQIIEKELDALMDRTKNRPLPSGKISARNAFLLGSALTILGIGILYSINPKTAMFGAISIFLYTSIYTPLKRITPLSVFVGAFPGAIPFMLGWVAATNDFGIEAGTLFLVQFFWQFPHFWAIGWFLFDDYKKAGFFMLPTGKKDKKTALQTILYTVWLIIASLLPVTGFTGSLKLSYVSAGIVFLLGLWMLVYAVKLYKQMDAKAARKLMLVSVSYISLLQVIYVLDKFIR
- a CDS encoding cytochrome c oxidase subunit 3 encodes the protein MEMGMSLQEHNDRKAKSYKMLLWFGMISMFMMFAGLTSAYVVSTSRPDWLNDFVLPNAFIISTAVIILSSITFHMAKNAMKKGNRELTTTLLLVTLGLGIGFVAAQFYGFSQVIAEGYYFTGAESTVTTSFLYIVAVLHLAHLFAGIIVLLIVIYNHFKQKYNSSQTLGIELGAMFWHFLDILWVYLFLFFYFY
- a CDS encoding VanZ family protein translates to MEKLGSVNDIEFPNKDKYGHFIFYFIFTLLWYGYINLKSSVSAKRARLISVFLAFTYGTVVEISQGLFTQGREADIMDVVFNTLGSITAIICVLLLQKSKK